The DNA sequence CTGAGGTCAACCACTTTCCGCGCGTCtttttgttatacatatactgTCTCGTTCGTTAACACCTTTAGATTAAATTGGTCAGATATTCTAACGTCGACTAAATACAGTGGACACGTAGCACTTTTACTTTGCATATCTTTGTCAAAAAATCGTATCCACttgcatagaaaaaaaaaaaaaatcaaaatatttggAATGCAGACGCTTCGTATTAAAAAACTAAAGTATGCGAAGCGACACCGTGTACATTTGAGTAGACTATGTGAAATCAAGTTAagcttattttatattacacatCGTTAGGAGCAGTTCGTAGAATTGATTTGCTTTCCACATCATGAGTCCTATTTACAGGAGGAAGCAGATTCTTATTTGTCTGGTATATCGacaatatacaattttatttcgccgttAATTATTATGCTTAAACTTCGTATTTGAATCAACAACTTCaagaacattttatattttatatctcgaTGTCTGACAATCTATAACAACTCATAAATTATGTGGGAACATAACTTATGGTAAagatatgaaaatataatatgtataaaattctAAATGGCCTATAAACTCCAACGAGAGTATATTTTTTGTGCTACACTCAGCGAACCTACTTCATCGCTACTTAATGACCGATACTGCATGAAAGAAATGATTAACATGTTGAACAAAGATTGTCAAATGTTAGTAAATGCTGAACAATTAATACTcctctttaaataatataaataatcaaaGAAAACTTACAATtgtctataattatttttatgcaaaaattaatttatatgtacacCTATTACAatgaaaaatcaaaattatgcAAAGTAGAATTCAAagtacaataataatttatatatatatatatatatatatataaattattatggatataattatgattatcactatacattatttaaaaacattaaaattttatacattatgtGAAAAGCAAAATGACTTATGCATATGTAAATTTCCCGTGTCTGGTTTGTTCTCGATGTTATTCAAATAATTGATTTGTATATTTTcttcttataatatttgtacgtGGTACAAATAATTAGTTCCTATTAAAATAGGAAATAAATTACTGACAAATATTTTGTGAATATGTAGGAGACCTtcaatttcttaaaaatattcattacaaaattgtattaataatgaaaatagtTATCTCGTGGAAGCAAAATTCAGATACAAAAAGATGCTCAAGGGGATTGCAATAtacgtgattaaaaaaaatatagtcttgacattaaaaaaaaaatctaatttgcAAATTCTAAAACCGAATATGAAATTTATACCTGTACAAAATTACTTAGAGGCTATTTGCGCTGTGATGTTCTTGAGTTGTTGTTTATATATTTCTgcttccttctctttttcttgcaATTGCTTACGATACTCTGCAGCTTGTCTTCGCGCTTCTGCTAATTGTCTATTTAGTACCACTATATCCGTTACTGGTTCGCTGCTTTCCGTATTTTCTTCTGTAATTTCTTCTATATCGTCATCGAATTGTAAAATTGTTGATTCCACAATTTTTGCTGGAGAACTCGCAACTTTCTGAAATATCAAaatcgtatatttatttatattttttttgtctgctgttaatttatattttttatctaaaataaaggTAATTTTACTTCTCTTATCGAAACGGAATTCTTGATTTCTGCAACGGTAGATATTGTTGAAGTGTTAGACACCAATAATTTTGCTGCTTTATCTACGGCagattttttcaaaatatttggaCTCCGTGATGTGATGTTGTTTAAATTTGGATTCGATAGTTTTGATTGAAGTTGATCTGTTCTAATTGTTATAACTTTTCTCGAAGCTCCTTTCCGCGAAGCAACTTGAAGACGTTTAATTGATGAACCACCTTTTGTCAAATTCAAAGCAATTTTTCCAGcttctgtaaataaaataaattattttataataatgtgtaaattttgatattaataattttttaattattttgaatatatGTACGAAAGCGAACCTGTTAGAACTACTGTCCTTCCACTTTCCATTGCCTTTTCTACAATAGACGATTCCTCGTCCACAGGTATCATTCTGATTCCATGTGCTTCTAATAACCTAAACTGTTTGCCTATAGACATAATGTCTTTATGTTTTTTACTATTCATGATGTTATTTGCATTAATCATCTCAACATCTTCCATGTCTTTATCCTGTTCACCATCTGTGTTGTTTGGTGATACAGAAATTTgttgaaagattaatttttgttttttctccaATTGcgctaaaaattataattgaatacTCAAAATGCAGTTTAAAGtacaagaataaaatattaattataaggAAAAATATGTTGTAACATTTACCTTGAGAAAATTTACGTTTACGTGGAGACTGTTGCTGTATTATTTCAAACTTCTGTTCTTCTTCGTGTAGTATTGAACTTTTGCTATTATTCTCTGCCTCTAATTGTACTAAATTATTTGTAGCTACTTCTAATTCTGCAGAGTTAGCTTGACTCTGTTGATGAGGTGAAATTAACACTCTCTCCTGTTGCAATATGTTCACTAGATCTAACCTATCATGTTCTACTGCAAGACTGATTGgtgttttttcaaatttactAGTTACAGTTATGTCAGCTCCGTGATCtaataaaatgtgcattaCGTCAACATGTTCACGTTCCACTGCCCAATGCAGTGGAGTCATCTTtaactgaaaaaaatttccttaCATTAGTCATCTTGTACAAGAACCCAATAAATCTGTTTGATAGCTCACCATGTCTCTGCTATTGACGTCTGCCCCATAATTAAGCAGTAATTGTACCATGTGATGATGGCCCTCATATGCTGCCATGTGCAGCGGCGTTCTATCCACTTTTGTTCGAGCGTCTCTCGATATTCCTGCCCGAAGCAAAACTTCGGCAGTTTCCATGTGATTATTTTGTGCAGCAAGGTGAAGCGCACTTGTCCCAAGCTAAACGataatatatgtttattttcGACAAATGGACAAAACTTACAAAAGATTTAAATCTTTCAGACAGTAAAATCCATACCCAGTCTGTGGTAAATGGTGCACCCCTGCACATGAGCTCGCGAACAGCCTCAGTATCACCATTTTTTGCATTCTGTAAAAGCTGCTTGCCCAACTCCACCATAGTCGAAGCATCTTGTGGTCTTGAGTGAGAAGGGACATCGCAAGCCAAAAGACCCACCTAGTGCCAATCACACGCCATTAGACATTAACCACAGCTTCTTGTGAGATCAGAAAATATTCCTTACACAGCTCTGCATATTGAGTACTTACTGGAATGAGAGTCTCAGCATCCAAACCCTCAATATCATTGGCACATATGCCTTCCTGGACCGATTGCATTCTTGAGTATCCAGCTCAATCCCCTTCATGCAGACAAGTTCTAAAATCACACAATTCATAATCGTAACGAACCGCCGTTGATCTCACCGAGATCAAGTGGGGAATCCGGGTACGAGCGACTAGTTTTCTATGATTTATCGCTGCCGTTCGACCTTGGGCAAACGAAAGTCGGAAAGTGGGCCGTAAAAATAACCACCTCGCCGACAATAAAACACATCAGCGCGGTCGGTTCGCGCGTCGCGTGCACGTTTCGCGTCTCTCACGCGGAACCTCTTCATCGCGACAGGATGTTTTTATCTCGCCGTCTCGGGGTCGCGAGGAACTTCCTGTTCCTGTTTCGTCGAACGGAAGTCCCATGCCATAGGCCCTGTGCGTCGAGtgtcccgaaaaaaaaaactagccGACCGTAGGAAGGCGTGATACTTACGATCAGCGCATTATTCTCGCCGTGCTCGCGACATTCCGTACGACCCGTCGACGGCCGCGCGCGTCCACTGGAATTCTTCCTGTCGCAGTCTTCGCGATTTACGGTCACGGTAAAGTTTCGTGAAAATGGCGGCGCATTGGCGCCATTCTTGGCCCCGTCCGGCTCGGGCGGTAATAGCGTTTCCCAAGTATGCGACCAGTCGCAAAGATCGCCCGCATGAAGCGTTCTCtactcctctccctctccgaCTCCTCTCTTCTACGGCCCACGTGTTTACGGCTTGGTATCATCAGGTATCGTGGAGATTGGGATTGCTCGTTGTCGTACTAAATGTAGAGGTTATCTTCCGATTTATGTattggagaaagaaaaagggatgAAATTTTCTATCTGCTAGAGTAACTGCGGGAATTGCCGTACGAACGAACGCGTTCGGCGCGGCTGCCGTCTAAAGTACGTACGCGACACTTGgcgttcaataaaataattaatttttacttaattgGACATTGCAAATTAGCTCCGAAGTAAAAAAACAAACTTGAGGACTTCAACTTTATCGTCACTCTAATCGCCGCTTGttaatttttgtctttttacttttattatttctttagaaaaattacttttctaaGTGATTACACATAATTCTACTGATTATGAAAATGatgataaaaacaattttttttttttcagtttgaAAAGCATCGTAATTCGTGACAGTTCCGAGAGAGGTCGATCTCTGCCGTCTCTCTCGTCGGTCATTTGAACGGCGTCAGTTTTTACGTTGCGTTGCGTTTCGACATTGGTACGTGCCGTCCTCGAATCCTTTATCCGCAGGAAGTATTCTATCAGATGCCGAAATCAAGTTTCCAATCAACTTCCCAAGTGACAAGAGGTATTATTAGTTGTAAGAAATCAAAGCGTTTCTGATTGCAtggaaataaaagtatttgcgATTTCTAACACATTTAACCGATAGATCGACAAAAGTTCCATTAGTTCGGCACTGTATACCGCGTTTTAATGCCTCGTCGGTGCTGTACAGTCTACTTGCTCGATGCAGGGCGTCGATATGCTTTAATCAAGCGAATACATCCAGAGTTCGGTATTTCCATCCGATTATTGAAGCTTGGCTCGCTCAGCGCGTTCTGCCAATCATTGGTAAACGGGGAGTCTCGCACACAGATTCGAGAGGATTGTCTGAATACCTGACCAGTATCTCTAATCCACTGGGCCGCGAAAATGTCGAAAATAATACAGCAATAAGAATTATATCGAATTATTCACCGGggtcgaaataaaattgcggtTCGGTtacgattcttttatttttcgtggTGTTGAATATGCACTTTCAGCCCGTAACCTCGAAATGAACCTGTAAACCGTACGATTTATGATCTATTTAATTACAGGATAAATCTGTTACGGTAATGAGATGACGTTATACGCAACATACATTGCTATTATATGTATGATATAATACATTTGACACGTTCCGATAAAAGCT is a window from the Cardiocondyla obscurior isolate alpha-2009 linkage group LG01, Cobs3.1, whole genome shotgun sequence genome containing:
- the Atac3 gene encoding GA-binding protein subunit beta-1 codes for the protein MQSVQEGICANDIEGLDAETLIPVGLLACDVPSHSRPQDASTMVELGKQLLQNAKNGDTEAVRELMCRGAPFTTDWLGTSALHLAAQNNHMETAEVLLRAGISRDARTKVDRTPLHMAAYEGHHHMVQLLLNYGADVNSRDMLKMTPLHWAVEREHVDVMHILLDHGADITVTSKFEKTPISLAVEHDRLDLVNILQQERVLISPHQQSQANSAELEVATNNLVQLEAENNSKSSILHEEEQKFEIIQQQSPRKRKFSQAQLEKKQKLIFQQISVSPNNTDGEQDKDMEDVEMINANNIMNSKKHKDIMSIGKQFRLLEAHGIRMIPVDEESSIVEKAMESGRTVVLTEAGKIALNLTKGGSSIKRLQVASRKGASRKVITIRTDQLQSKLSNPNLNNITSRSPNILKKSAVDKAAKLLVSNTSTISTVAEIKNSVSIREKVASSPAKIVESTILQFDDDIEEITEENTESSEPVTDIVVLNRQLAEARRQAAEYRKQLQEKEKEAEIYKQQLKNITAQIASK